Proteins from a genomic interval of Crassostrea angulata isolate pt1a10 chromosome 7, ASM2561291v2, whole genome shotgun sequence:
- the LOC128192961 gene encoding radial spoke head protein 6 homolog A-like, whose amino-acid sequence MKGESRKVRGRSTVPHDDSVSEDQSNQSQRYDDNEEEGFRELPPEEQRCVNAKLFLMREGSEVDGQNLYNHLSTLLTKILVEKSDDALNKLEDESKDFKREKFTYKEPFIKDNPGRTPSEVLAHAQWQMMKTACGDPKFIPNESFDLPDEDEEDIYRLIPNLMKQALFFEQAGVGLPREEFIRITTAMRELVEKWPIETLRFWGKILGTRKNYYVVEAEFKDGEYESDLSDDEGDEDKSSNDKIEDSMIFDDESTTVTDEIKPFYKPPPRIPCESMGTGLNKHVYFVCNEPGLPWIRLPHINPAQIVAARKIRRFFTGDLGEHIVSHPPFPGLEKNVLRAQIARISAATTVSPIGYFRFDDNEEEEDAEESGSNGRNTCIIDQEFEGMPLRDLCDPTGQTWCHHMQSVLPQGRNTWFNPMEGKSGEGGEEDSDEEERNEPDEPEPEVGPPLLTPVSEDQPVHDSPAWIPRISSRLVPEFAVAMLQSNTWPGSWTFGAERGRYFTSLYIGWGQKNLGGAFEPEIPPDVMEEFPSGPEITEADDPSPEEESAFKAALADKEFDAEFGEDQAEEETSDVDD is encoded by the exons ATGAAGGGAGAGTCGAGAAAGGTGCGAGGACGGAGCACCGTGCCGCACGACGACAGCGTCAGCGAAGATCAGTCTAACCAGTCCCAAAGGTACGACGACAATGAGGAAGAGGGATTCCGAGAATTACCTCCCGAGGAGCAACGATGTGTCAACGCTAAGTTATTTCTAATGCGAGAGGGGAGCGAAGTTGATGGCCAGAACTT GTACAACCACTTGAGCACACTTCTAACTAAGATCCTCGTAGAAAAGTCCGATGATGCCCTGAACAAATTAGAAGATGAAAGTAAAGATTTCAAGCGCGAAAAGTTTACTTATAAAGAACCATTCATCAAAGACAACCCAGGAAGAACGCCATCCGAGGTTCTAGCTCATGCGCAATGGCAAATGATGAAG ACCGCTTGCGGTGACCCAAAATTTATACCCAACGAAAGTTTTG ATTTACCTGACGAGGATGAGGAGGACATTTATAGACTGATACCAAACCTGATGAAGCAGGCCCTCTTCTTTGAACAGGCCGGAGTCGGGCTGCCGAGGGAGGAATTTATTCGGATTACTACCGCCATGCGAGAACTGGTGGAAAAATGGCCGATTGAAACTCTGAGGTTCTGGGGGAAAATTTTAGGTACCCGGAAAAACTATTATGTGGTGGAGGCGGAATTTAAAGATGGCGAGTATGAGAGCGATCTGAGTGATGACGAGGGCGACGAAGATAAGTCATCGAACGACAAG ATTGAGGATAGCATGATTTTTGATG ATGAATCGACGACAGTCACAGATGAAATTAAACCGTTTTATAAACCACCTCCCAGAATTCCTTGCGAAAGTATGGGAACCGGACTGAACAAGCATGTGTACTTTGTCTGCAATGAAC CTGGATTACCCTGGATAAGACTTCCACATATAAATCCTGCGCAGATCGTCGCGGCCCGCAAGATCAGGCGGTTCTTTACTGGGGACCTTGGTGAACAC ATTGTGAGTCATCCTCCATTTCCCGGTCTGGAAAAGAACGTATTGCGTGCGCAAATTGCACGTATTAGCGCAGCCACAACGGTATCACCAATAGGCTATTTCCGGTTTGACGACAATGAAGAAGAGGAAGATGCAGAAGAATCAG GATCAAACGGTAGGAACACTTGTATCATAGACCAGGAATTTGAGGGAATGCCCCTGCGTGACCTCTGTGACCCTACAGGACAGACCTGGTGCCACCACATGCAGTCCGTCTTACCACAG GGTAGAAACACGTGGTTTAACCCAATGGAAGGAAAGTCCGGTGAAGGTGGTGAGGAGGATTCTGATGAGGAGGAACGAAATGAACCGGATGAACCAGAGCCGGAAGTTGGACCGCCATTGCTAACACCTGTCTCGGAAGACCAAC CTGTACATGATTCGCCTGCCTGGATTCCGCGTATTTCCTCGCGACTAGTGCCGGAGTTTGCTGTAGCAATGCTTCAGTCCAACACATGGCCAGGTTCGTGGACGTTTGGGGCCGAGAGAGGGAG ATACTTTACATCGTTATACATTGGCTGGGGGCAAAAGAATCTAGGTGGAGCTTTCGAACCTGAAATCCCACCGGATGTTATGGAAGAATTCCCTAGTGGACCGGAAATCACCGAGGCTGATGACCCTTCACCGGAAGAGGAATCGGCATTTAAAGCTGCGCTTGCTGATAAGGAATTTGATGCCGAGTTTGGCGAGGATCAAGCGGAAGAAGAAACCTCGGACGTCGACGATTAA